The genomic DNA atattataaaatgtaaataatatcatgattatttttataatatatttttcctATTATTGTTCgtattgtttttgtactttttatttattgttctttattctttttcttattgctgctcttatattctCTTTTGctgtccacctgctgctgtaataatgcaaatttacccattgtgggactaataaaggaatattattttaccttttttttggtttgttttatgtttaactTTTTACATGTCCTTTATTTGTGCCACTCTTCCTGAGACGGTGCCCCAGCCTGGACCCCCCTATTAAAAATGTTCTAGATCCGCTCCTGGCTGCACAATCCTTTTGTGAACTCACGCAAgaatttctttgtgtttcagaaTCATGAGCAGGAACTACTTGTCCAAAAATGATGAGCTCCGCAGAGGAGACTACATGATGTCCAACAACGGACAGTGGAAAGCTATCTTCCAGGTCAAAATTTCTGGACACTCAAGAGACTTATCAACAACACATTTACTGatattgtgtaaaaataaatacagaattaACCAATTACTAACATTCACTGTTTTTTGCTTGCAGGATGATGGCAACTTTGTAATCTACGGCTGGAAGCCAGTATTGGCCTCTGACACTGCAGGACTTGATGCAATCCGCCTGTGCATGCAGGCTGACTGCAACCTGGTCATGTATGATGAGGCTAACCAAGCCAGGTGGCACACAAACTCTGCCAAACCTGAATGTAACATGTGCCGTCTTTACCTGACAGATGACGGCAAACTGGTGCTGGACAAGAAGTCTGATCAGATCTGGACCTCTGCTAACTCCAAAGGCATGAAGTAAATTGAAGAATGAGTTATCAGTAAACCTCCTGCTAATGTAATCTGGGCTcaaataaaaatcttttttcCCTACAATTTACgtgtcttctttctctttttaaatatggcccttcctctcagctcctagtgaatgcttttttttaaatgaaaaaacttttaaattaaaaaaaagttttttatggTATTTCCTAAAACTGCTGATTGTGAGGGTATTATATGATACTTGTTTAAGTAGAAATGGGTTATGGTGATGTTACAGTGTTGGTTTGTTTAAGTGCACTTAAAGCACCTCTCTTTGGTCATAAATTtggtgaaataatgaaaaataaatcaaattaattgCTTGTCTAGCTGTGGTAGTCATTCATATGTGGAAAGCTGGTTTGAAACACTGTCTAATTTTAAAACATTGCATTATTTGAACATCAAATTGAATTAATAGGATTGtaaaaaatgttacattaatGTTAAAATGGCAGTCAATATTAAAAGTTACTAAAATTCATACGTTGATGTGAAACTTAAAAATGATGACAGCAGTAAGCGGGTAACTTTATTTGCACATAATGTTTAAATTAAGGGAGATGAGACACTTTGATGGGGATTCACAATATTTGCAAAGGTGTATATTTTCCTGTTTACATttacttcatattttatttatttgcaataTCATacacagtatgtacagtatttgtaatatttttctttttctatgttttctttgttttacaggTTTGTCACCCAATGCCTTACAACTGTTATACTAAACTTCTGcaactgcaaataaaagaaaaaaaagaaaaagctgtttgATTATTGAGTGAAATCCAGTTAAAAGCTCTGAGTAAATGGATCTATCTCTTTGAAGTTGAGAAGCTGCACAGATTCTTAAGAAATATCTTGACAATCTTGATTTTGCTTTTTGACCTTTTTGCTGCTACCTTTCTCTTGGATCCATGAGATTTGTAAAAGTCTGAGTCTGAATATGTGAGcaaaaatattaggaacatttATTTGAGTTAACAATCAAAACTAGGAGAGAGCCTAAACCAGGATCTCTCCTCTAATGAGAGTGTTTATTTAAACCCTGGCTTTCATAATTTCTAACATCCATTGTCAATTCAAAAAAACTAAGCCATATTTCAGTCTtgcacaataataatttaattccCCCTTAAaactatatatactgtatataaaaaagtTTGAGATCAAATTCCTGCATATTGTTTCCTATAACAAACTGTATATTGTCCTTTTGTGCACAGCTGACAGAACAAAACAGTACTTGTTGACAATCAGCACAGAGAGTGAGCGGCTCTTCACTCAGCCTGCATGTCACTTTGAGGAACAGCACTCGAGTTCAACTGACAGATTAGAGGCAGTTGAAAGTATGAAGgagctccagcagggggcgcagTCACACAAAGTAAAGCACAAACAAGACACAGATGGATGGCAGGTTGATGCTTCTAATGTAGCTGCACAATAAATTGACTTTAGAGTCAAATCTAAGAGACAATCCAGTCAGAGACAACAGCAGTTCATCAATGTAGAATAAGAAATAAGTTTCCTTTCATAATTATTGATCAGGGCTGCACAATTATGACTAAATTGATTATTCATCTTATATCAGCAGCTTAACTCTTTGCAGCCACAGAGCACATTCTTGATTAAATGAAATGTACCAACATGACTACTAGATCATTATTCTATATGAATGATCAAAGCTGAGTCATGATTGAAAGTGTTTAATGGTGCAGCCTTTCATATAAACTACAGTGTCTGTCCTCCTCTAGTCTCTTGAGGTCAGTGAGCTCTGCTGCCTTCCTGTCAGCTGTTTAGTCAGATGAAGCTTTACTGAGATAAACTGGAGCCTCTGAGTTCACTCTGAACCTCTGCTGTCTTCTTCCTCTAGCCACTGACTAAGTCGCACTGACAACACTGAGTCAGCTTCTCTTCGTAGGGTGTgcttcactctttttttccccatcctTCTGTTTCCAACCTTCTTCAATCATTTCTCGGCAGTTGGCTCTTTCTAGTTTCcctttgtctctttttgtcaGTTTGGGTTTCTTCTGATTCTTCAGGTTATTGCTCTGTTCTCTTACGTGCTACACGTGTTTCTCTAACTTTTCATCAAtaaaattatgatttaaatAGAAACGtgaatgtctctctgtgtttacaGACACATACAACTTCAGcacagctttgttttttttttattgatagaAGTCACCCAGAAAATCATTTAACTTTTGATTTGCTCAGAAAATGTGTTCACCACATAGAAAACGTACAACTTTTTGAATGAAACTTAAATCAAAAACACAGTTAACCAGTGTAAATCCTGGTGTTCATCCAGCACTGTCTCTCACATGTGCTAATGTGTTTTACATCTGACATGTGAAgtgaatataaaaacacaggAACAAACAGCAGCTCCAAATTTGTGAATGTTCAAGAATTAAGAAATAAATGCTGAAAcagaaaagggttagggttaaggttagatGATAAAAAGATAACTACCAATACAATGTAAAATCCACGGGTTCAATGTACGTGTCAGGGTTTTGCAGTCAGTCTTATTTAATGCATATCATTAGGAATGAAGAttgatattttttcattttattgctgGATATTTAGTCAATAGAGAAAAATATcagcagattaaaatatttttattatatgcagCTCAAGTAGTGATTAACATGGTGTTTAAATTAATATCTGATGGATTTCAATTTTCTAGCATTTCGGGCTGCTGTAATTTTGACTGAGCcttgacaaacaaaaacatgtcaacattcaTTTTTGCTTGAGTTTAATTATCACAAATCAGGAAATCACATGGTGAATGAATAACAGATGAACATTGCCTCTTTGGTCAATTATgcagaataaaacatgttttactatttaaaaaaagaaaaagaaaacatttgtctGAATGTATTATTACGATATGTTTTACTTAACTGTATTACTTTGATAACTTggaaaattaaaacataaagaaaaactgGAATTGTGGAAAACAAAATCCTCATAAATCACATCTCACAAACCTTCTTGAACATCACAGAGAAATCTCAGTTTCACAGATCTTGATATCAGTGGTTTTAGAATCACCAGCTGATCCAATACAGAAATAAGGGAAGAGTTTCTCAGTAAAAGTGTCTCTGAGTGTGCAGATGTGAGTCTCGTCTGCAGGGTCGTAGAAGGACACCTCCCCCCTGTCATAGTCCAGCTggactctgatcctctggagaCTCTTCTTCACTGTGACAGTCTCACCTAGACTATTTTTGTATTCTCCATCACCATACAGTAAACACCATATTCCACAATGTGGTGAAGCATATACCTCTCCCCTCCTGTCAACTGACTCTTTAGCCAAACCCATAACCCAGACAGGATGgtctcccacctccacctcccagcCGTGTTTCCCTGAGTTgaagccctcagagcccagaACATGGGTATACTTAGTGCATCTCTCTGGATTATCTGGGAGCTGCCTCGTGTCTCCAtgtctcacactggtcagatcatCAGATAGACAGAGCCATCCACTGGCAGTGTTTGGGTCCAGAATGACAGGACTGAAGTGgaccttctccttcatcttctcccaGACTCTGAAGgacaggttgcccaggtgtttggcctcaTCTATCAGCGCTCCTGAGACCAGCTGTGGATCTGACAGTGAGCACTGGGCTCTGGCTCTGGTCTGAGTGGGTTTATAACTGCTGAGGAATGACacattgtgtttctgcaggtcttcttcaacagcagagatactgtctgacagagaggagatctgCTCCTGAATCCTATTCATCTCACTGCTCATAGTcttcctcttctgctcctcttcctccctcagagctgccagtctggactcctcttcctctttcatgaACTGGTGGAGCTTGTTGAACTCTGCTCTGATCTGCTTCTCTGTGGACAACAGCTGATTCTTGGAGTGttcaatcatttcattgtatgttttcTCCACTTGTTTGAATTCATCCTTCTTGTCCTGTAGTGACTCTAAATCAGATTTCAGCTGGTCCTTCAGGTCACTGACTGCTTGTTCTACAGGAACCACTTTGTGACCGTGGTGGAGAGAAAACTCAcaaacaggacacacagctctcTGTTCATCCTCACAGAACCAATAAGGGACTTCTGGATGTTTATCACACACCACCTCCTCTTTTACGTTTTCTACCTCTGTCTCAGGTGAATCATTAATGTGGCTCTTAGCAAAGGAGTCAGCGAGGTCTTTGAGAGAAAGGTTGATGGATGGATAATCCTTTGaagattttcttttacaaatgggacagtttttgtttttagcttgtTCCCAGAATTTTTGCAGACAGCTTGAacagaagctgtggctgcaGCTCAGAGACACAGGATCTCTGAAAGTCTCTGAACACACATGGCAGCTCAGGAAACTTTCAAAAAGAGCTCTTTCAGCCATTTTCTCAGATTTCTGGATTTTCTTTCACTCACCAATTCACAATTTTCTCCAAACAATTTTCTCCAAATCCTCCAAATGTTTGTTCTTCAGTGCAGATTTGACTCTGTAATGTAATGCCGTCTGCGATTTGTTCAACGATGAAAAATCTGCTTTCAGTTTCATTTCCTCGTGTTCAGGTGGAGAAATGATTCAAATGAAACTGACATTTGATTGTTTCTCCACCAGATGGAGCTGTTTCCTTATTTAATAGTCAGTAGTTTTCTGTGATTCTATGAATAGGTGAATTATATCAGCATTTCTTATGTGGTCCATTTTGcacagtaaaacatgttttatttaaaaaaaaatgcattcagtatcaatgtcattttaaacaagtCTGACTATATAAACATTTTGAATGCTTCCCTAACGAATCTTTACTTTAAGAACATGAATgattaaaacatcaaaagtgAATTTTAAATTCACAGCCCTCACAACCAGTAACGATTTGAAAAtaactgttaaaaaagaaaaaagaaaaataaatataatataaaaatattgtagATATAATTTCTGCATTTTGCAGATGGTTTGAACAGAAGCTGCAGTTGTAGGTCAGAGACACAGGATCTCTGAAAGTCTCTGAACACACATGGTGGTTCAGGAAACTTTCAGTGAGAGCAGATGAGAGGGTTCAACTCtttgtaatatatataaatctatTATCAGAAATTAACCCTGCTCCAGTGTTTGTTGCACCACCCTTATTTAAGTGTTTGCGGTCAAATTTGCTCTTATGTTAACACAAAAATCATAAATCATCACCAAATATCACTTTTTTAGGTTTGAAACAATGTCTCAAAGTAGTGGTTAACACGATTAACTATCATTTACAAAGTCATCATTTGGCTCAAAAATCTCTCGGACAGAAAATCGTCTAATCAATCACCTACTCATTGTGTTTACAGAGTAAAATGATCACAAATAAAGCTTTATATGCGTGGTCTGTGAGAAGATGATACATTGTTTAGTCTTGAAGGTGTAGTTGAAGTGGTGGAATGGACATATAAGCATGAGAAAGAATGGATGAGAGGTGGATGAATGGGTGAGTGGGTGTGTACATGGGTATGTTTTCCACCTGATGGATGAACATTATATAGTTTTACCCATTCATTTCCTATGGCCGTCATTTTTGACCAGGAACTGTATTGTTGAACAATGTTCACTAAACCACTCAAACTTTTACGTTGTATAAAAGTTGTAAATTGGTCAGGAGGTTTAAACACATGTTTTGTGGTTATGcagtaaaaatattaaaagtgtaTATCCTTTGTTTGAAATTGCAAAAAAGTTAATCTTACGAGTGTGGAAAATGGATTCTGTACTCGTATGACACATTACACCTGAATGATTATGTAATAAGACAGATGAGTTGTGCTaagattataaaataataaattattttagACTAAAGAAAAAGAGTGAGTATGATTCCCTTTTCACTATGTATATAAACACTTTTGTACTctttgggggaaaaaactgctttgtatttaatttatgaCTGTGgttttttaaggaaaaaaacaatgtaaaccTTTTGTACTGaaataaaatccaaaaaaatgcattgagtcatcaaaatgtaataaattgtaatataatttatttatttgtgtctcTTATTTGTACAGAAACAACATCCACAAAAAGAAGTTATGTTGGTATGAAAAAGCATTTCTTAAAATACACAAGCACATAGAAGAACATTAAATCTTTACATCTGCATTGAACACAACCAAAAACgtcaatgaaaaacacaactatgtaaaaaaaaaaaaaaaaagtacatcaGTAGTTATCGTCATAGAAACAAACGATCATTTCCTCCAGTTTCCACCATCAGGCCAGCTTCACCAGTCTCTCACTGGCCTCCCACAGTTTCTTTGCCACACCAGCGTCTCTTGCAAAGGGACGCAGCGTGGCGGGTCGGCAGTCCATGAAGTAACCCCCGCTGTGTTTGGCAACTTCGTCTGACACAGCGCAGTAGATGACGGTCTGAGCTCCGACCTCACACGGCACAAAAAACATCCACATGATGACCTGCATGAGCATGCGGAAGAGGGTGGAGTAGTGGCACGTCCAACCACTTTGGACAAAACCTGGAGCGACATATcaggaaaaatatatatgagTAGTGTCAGGAATTCACAAATACTTTATGTCAGGGGTGGGCAACATGAATGAATGCATCTATCACAGTATcagttattattatatcatgATTTGAGTATTCAGTAGAAAAAACTTTCAAAAATATACCTGTCTAAAAAAACCTGTAAATCCAATTTAAATCCAATCCAAAGTAAATCTTTTCATAGTTTActagtttctgtttttttaataagacATACTGTCATGTATCTTATGTATGTCTATAAGCTAAAGAAAGTTAAAATAAACCTAATTGATacagaatttaatttaaatacagtttACAAATTGCTCAGTGACCCAAAGCAAGAAGTGGGGCTGCAATTAATGATTAATAGTGATTGATCTGCTGTTTCCCAGGGCGAATAATTATctcttcaaatgtcttcttttctccctccaacagtccaaaaccccaGTATATTAAATTTACAATGATGCAATTACAAAACAGCTGCAAATCTTCAcacaaatgattaaaacatttgcaTGAAAATTACATGATAATTATCAAAATGGTGATAAATTTCTGTTGATAGACAAatcaattaatcgactaatAGCTTCAGTGTTAACAAGgagaaaaaagctgtttttaaaaaaaaaaatcaaatctaaAGAGACACCTCCTCCCAATACGTCTCATCAATGGAAACAATATAGAACTGAATAAGttgttaaaatatattaatataaagatATTAACTCCTTTTTCCATTAAATTGCACTGGTGTGAGCTTTTTCAATACAGAAAGTGGATGATGTGCATATTCAGCCCCAGTTGGGTGCAGGTGCAGAACAGGCAGGAACAGGAGAGGTTGTCTGTTCACATATTAAAATAGAAAACTCTGCTAGGCAAACTCAGACATTTTTAACGTGTGGGCTGCCTCTCTTTTTCCTATGTAAGCTTTTTAACTTTTCAGCTTCAGGACCTTCTGCATAAAGTGACAATACTGAAAAATGATTAAGACAAATACATGCCAtcattgttttttatctttcacTTATATGATGTTCAAACTCAAAAGCATTTAGATTGGTGCTGAAACTTTCTCACATCATTTCTCTGTAAGCCAACCGTAAAACCTCTCACCAGGGTGCACAGCGTAGGAGGTCACTCCTTTCCCCTCAGTGATGCGAGCCAGCTCCTGACTGAAGTAGATGTTGGCCAGCTTGCTGCGGCAGTAAGTGAAGAAGGGCAGCAGGTTGTAGTTGAGGTCCTGGAAGTTCAGTTTCTGGTACTTGTAGCTGGAGCATGTAAGCGTGACCACCCGGCTGGGGGTGCATTCTTTCAGGCGAGGCAGAAGCAGATTGGTGAGGAGAAAGTGACCCAAGTGATTGACGCCGAAACACATGCTGAAGCCGTCATCGGTCCAGTCGAGGACACCGGGCATACCTGAGGAAGAAGACAGAAGTAAAACTATGAGATGGAAGTTAACATGTCTTTAGCTGCTTTCATCTGGTGCTGCTTTTCTCCACATGATGATACAAGTATTGATTTCAGGTGAGCAGCGATGATAGGAGTGTTTGCTCTGATGCATCCGGTTAAACTGTCCAATCAATAACatgaatttacttttttttcaaaccacTAATTTTTGACTGTTTCCACTGAAGACTTTTTTCTAGAGGAAAACATATGAATCCATGCTCTTTCaacattactattattattaaatccagctttatgtatatttaattcattcattctatGCATAGAAAACAAATCACAAAAGCCATGCCTGTCTGTCCCTCTCAGCCTCAAATGGTACTAACAATTGTTTCCATTATCAATTAAAAACgattatgatgattattttttgaCCCATAACcgaaagatatttagtttactatcatgtatgacaaagaaaagaaaaagcataaaataatgtatataaaatgattATCAAAAACATTTCTGGTTGATTTTGACCATATTACCTGGTCAGCTTTAACATCTGACCAGTCACACTTTTAGGATGTCTATTTGATATATGTCTACCTTTGATGATCAAGAGACTTCCCTGTGGTTGACAGCCCCACCTGCATTATTGATCAGGATGTCgagcctcttctctctctggaggAAAGTCTTACAGAACTCCCTTACAGAGTGCAGGTTGGCCATATCCAGCTCCATGTACAGGACGTTCAGATTGTGACTCTTGTACTTGATCTCCCTCACAGCCTTCTCAGCCTTGCCCAGGTCTCTGCAAGCGATGATGACACGGGCGCCTCTCATTGCCAAGGCAACGGCTGTCTCCTTGCCGACACCCGAGTTTCCacctacaaaaataaataaaaaagccaCAAAATAATTTGTTAGCAGTTGTGAGTAATATGCCATGTCATGACTTGAAAGGCAGCGATATCAACATCTGCAGTCAACTCAgtttaattagtgtttaatacaagtaaaataattttaatagtGTGATGTTA from Scomber japonicus isolate fScoJap1 chromosome 9, fScoJap1.pri, whole genome shotgun sequence includes the following:
- the LOC128364136 gene encoding B-type lectin plumieribetin-like, producing the protein MSRNYLSKNDELRRGDYMMSNNGQWKAIFQDDGNFVIYGWKPVLASDTAGLDAIRLCMQADCNLVMYDEANQARWHTNSAKPECNMCRLYLTDDGKLVLDKKSDQIWTSANSKGMK
- the LOC128364120 gene encoding zinc-binding protein A33-like, producing MAERALFESFLSCHVCSETFRDPVSLSCSHSFCSSCLQKFWEQAKNKNCPICKRKSSKDYPSINLSLKDLADSFAKSHINDSPETEVENVKEEVVCDKHPEVPYWFCEDEQRAVCPVCEFSLHHGHKVVPVEQAVSDLKDQLKSDLESLQDKKDEFKQVEKTYNEMIEHSKNQLLSTEKQIRAEFNKLHQFMKEEEESRLAALREEEEQKRKTMSSEMNRIQEQISSLSDSISAVEEDLQKHNVSFLSSYKPTQTRARAQCSLSDPQLVSGALIDEAKHLGNLSFRVWEKMKEKVHFSPVILDPNTASGWLCLSDDLTSVRHGDTRQLPDNPERCTKYTHVLGSEGFNSGKHGWEVEVGDHPVWVMGLAKESVDRRGEVYASPHCGIWCLLYGDGEYKNSLGETVTVKKSLQRIRVQLDYDRGEVSFYDPADETHICTLRDTFTEKLFPYFCIGSAGDSKTTDIKICETEISL
- the si:dkey-174n20.1 gene encoding retinol dehydrogenase 14, producing the protein MYVLYTIIASLVSFLTLKWMKKRRCCTDMTRLDGKTVLITGGNSGVGKETAVALAMRGARVIIACRDLGKAEKAVREIKYKSHNLNVLYMELDMANLHSVREFCKTFLQREKRLDILINNAGMPGVLDWTDDGFSMCFGVNHLGHFLLTNLLLPRLKECTPSRVVTLTCSSYKYQKLNFQDLNYNLLPFFTYCRSKLANIYFSQELARITEGKGVTSYAVHPGFVQSGWTCHYSTLFRMLMQVIMWMFFVPCEVGAQTVIYCAVSDEVAKHSGGYFMDCRPATLRPFARDAGVAKKLWEASERLVKLA